A window of the Zerene cesonia ecotype Mississippi chromosome 24, Zerene_cesonia_1.1, whole genome shotgun sequence genome harbors these coding sequences:
- the LOC119836406 gene encoding PC4 and SFRS1-interacting protein: MKMGKKVREYKSGDFIFAKVKGYPAWPARVQKLNGKKYFVYFYGTGETANLPPNMIFDYAENKDKFLTKTVKRRDFNDGVKQIEYDFANNVPLEQVIGVATEPSDDAANDTANDTANEVDDSTADTTAADDTMADESAVNTTQNDTGIEDSDETGGLVIDEAKAKGKKSVAKTPGKETPKAPPKTPRGKGKKEEGEDREKEKEEELVSRSGRKIRPKRYMDEHTEENTTLPSPAQKKRRGASPAADREKEARDKSERIIKHFNSVPQSELEDLKEPFTPDDPDKENILIAYLPSGQYVGIKLFQSRPATFKNEAARLQWDKQAATNAITLKMQLERGHITVQSVLAQLNMDLSLTDEEKAMLDKERETEEKKSRVQFLKTEMKLIELDAKIKTCLCLEKAETELCLKLLDELMELEVKPLMLLKHPSCLETIKRMRAYVGNTPSWDLSESAALVFSKHAHRIRKLADTIYNNMRQLFTTPEGLSFWEYFSERVMQFKKVTSKLSADELLELVHEPIEMSQPSPHTMKSAVESANDVEASVESQKKKPQTGRNKKNANTTPSRAPLKRQNSKKHQNENEEEADKSENDKDKTKDADNQNTDTEKINDTEIEANNTDDVEESTEKTQESEQADEDTEENTNDDLHNDTEKANDTEMEVDASNLNDEEEESKEDSTKESESPDSAKEKSKDSDKEEAKDKKEKDKPKDGADKSKDGKDKANGKEKSKDNGEKKDSKDKAKESTERKDRADKRKLSTDSKSKEPSPNADEKVNKEKDSEKEKEKDSPKEDEPRAKRTRESKKTEQPPPRSPMKRKSKV, encoded by the exons ATGAAGATGGGAAAGAAAGTAAGGGAATATAAATCAGGCGACTTTATATTTGCAAAAGTAAAAGGATATCCAGCATGGCCGGCAAGA GTACAAAAATTGAATGGAAAGAAGTATTTCGTATATTTCTATGGGACTGGAGAGAC tgCGAATCTACCACCGAACATGATATTCGATTATGCGGAAAACAAGGATAAGTTTCTAACGAAAACGGTGAAGCGTCGCGACTTCAACGACGGCGTGAAGCAGATTGAATACGATTTCGCTAATAACGTACCCTTGGAGCAAGTTATCGGTGTCGCCACAGAG cCTTCTGATGATGCAGCAAATGATACTGCCAACGATACGGCGAATGAGGTAGATGACTCAACCGCAGACACCACTGCTGCTGATGACACTATGGCTGATGAG TCTGCAGTAAATACAACACAGAACGATACTGGTATTGAAGATTCTGACGAAACGGGCGGCTTGGTTATAGATGAAGCTAAA GCTAAAGGCAAGAAATCTGTCGCCAAAACGCCAGGCAAGGAAACGCCGAAGGCGCCGCCAAAGACTCCACGCGGTAAAGGGAAGAAGGAAGAAGGAGAGGATAGGGAGAAGGAAAAGGAAGAGGAGTTGGTCAGTAGGAGCGGTAGGAAGATAAGGCCGAAGCG ataCATGGACGAACACACGGAGGAGAACACAACGCTGCCGTCGCCGGCGCAGAAGAAGCGGCGCGGCGCTTCGCCGGCCGCGGACAGGGAGAAGGAGGCCAGAGACAAGAGCGAGAGGATCATCAAGCATTTCAACTCGGTGCCGCAG TCTGAACTCGAAGATCTCAAGGAGCCATTCACACCAG ACGATCCAGACAAAGAGAACATTCTCATAGCGTATCTACCATCCGGGCAGTATGTAGGCATTAAACTGTTCCAATCTAGACCAGCTACGTTTAAGAATGAAGCAGCAAGACTTCAATGGGACAAACAGGCGGCGACTAACGCGATTACGCTTAAAATGCAATTAG aaagAGGTCATATAACAGTACAATCCGTGTTAGCGCAGTTAAACATGGATCTTAGTTTGACGGATGAAGAAAAGGCCATGTTGGATAAGGAGAGAGAAACCG AGGAGAAGAAATCTCGTGTGCAATTCTTAAAGACGGAAATGAAGTTGATAGAATTAGACGCTAAGATAAAGACGTGTCTGTGCTTAGAGAAGGCGGAGACTGAACTCTGTTTGAAGTTGTTGGATGAATTGATGG AATTGGAGGTGAAACCGCTGATGCTGCTGAAGCACCCGTCCTGCCTCGAAACTATAAAGCGGATGCGCGCCTACGTCGGCAACACGCCATCATGGGACCTCAGCGAGAGCGCGGCGCTCGTGTTCAGCAAGCACGCGCACAGGATACGGAAATTGGCGGacactatatataataatatgagg caattatttaCAACACCAGAGGGTCTATCCTTCTGGGAGTATTTCTCGGAGCGAGTGATGCAATTCAAGAAGGTAACAAGTAAACTGTCGGCCGACGAGCTGTTGGAGTTGGTGCATGAACCTATTG AAATGTCCCAACCGTCACCGCACACGATGAAGTCTGCTGTGGAATCGGCCAACGATGTCGAAGCTAGTGTTGAGTCGCAGAAGAAAAAACCACAAACTG gaaGAAACAAGAAAAATGCGAACACAACACCATCGAGAGCACCGCTCAAACGTCAGAACTCGAAGAAACATCAGAACGAGAATGAAGAAGAAGCCGATAAATCGGAAAACGACAAAGACAAAACAAAAGATGCTGACAATCAAAACACCGATACGGAGAAAATTAATGACACAGAAATAGAAGCGAATAACACAGACGATGTTGAAGAAAGCACAGAAAAGACACAAGAATCAGAACAAGCGGACGAAGACACAgaagaaaatacaaatgacGATTTACATAATGACACAGAAAAAGCAAATGACACAGAAATGGAAGTCGACGCGAgtaatttaaatgatgaaGAAGAAGAATCGAAAGAGGATTCTACGAAAGAATCTGAAAGCCCGGACAGTgcaaaagaaaaatcaaaagATTCAGATAAAGAAGAGGcgaaagataaaaaagaaaaagacaaACCTAAAGACGGTGCAGATAAATCTAAAGACGGTAAAGATAAAGCGAACGGTAAGGAAAAATCGAAAGATAACGGCGAGAAGAAAGACAGCAAAGATAAAGCAAAAGAAAGCACGGAAAGGAAAGATAGGGCTGATAAACGTAAACTCAGTACGGATAGTAAATCGAAGGAGCCGAGTCCGAATGCGGACGAAAAGGTGAATAAGGAAAAAGATTCGGAAAAGGAAAAAGAGAAAGATAGCCCTAAGGAGGATGAGCCTAGAGCGAAGAGGACGAGAGAG agcAAAAAGACTGAACAACCACCGCCGCGGTCGCCGATGAAGAGGAAATCGAAAgtttga
- the LOC119836523 gene encoding translation machinery-associated protein 7 homolog, with the protein MSGREGGKKKPLKAPKKSSKELDDDDLALKQKLKEQQKALQEAKAKATQKGPLTQGGIKKSGKK; encoded by the exons ATGTCTGGCCGTGAAGGTGGCAAGAAGAAACCACTAAAAGCACCGAAGAAATCATCAAAGGAATTAGACGATGATGACTTAGCGCTAAAGCAGAAATTGAAGGAACAGCAAAAAGCATTACAg gaAGCAAAGGCTAAAGCTACACAGAAAGGTCCTCTCACTCAAGGTGGTATAAAGAAATCAGGGAAAAAGTGA